A genome region from Streptomyces xanthophaeus includes the following:
- a CDS encoding aldehyde dehydrogenase (NADP(+)), with protein sequence MTTTPVWSVDPRTGKQREQVAVEATPGEVDEAVRAAHAARGSLADATVRAAFLRAAAALLDEAAAHVIEAADAETALGPGRLTGELARTTGQLRAFADAVDAGAYLDIRIDRADPSLSPPRPELRRYKVPLGVVAVYAASNFPLAFSVPGGDTASALAAGCPVVVKAHPDHPATSELCASLLRRAAALTGLPADVVSVVHGFDAGLELIRHPLVAAAGFTGSIRGGRALFDAAAARPVPIPFHGELGSLNPVVVTPAAAAERAEEIGAGLAGSITLGVGQFCVKPGLVLVPEGADGDRLTGELTKALGETEPGVLLDHRMRENFVSGVRERAALPGVDAPVTPGSGGEHTVGAGYLTVPAGSLLEGGDHDVLLEECFGPVTVVVRYADQDEASAVLGLLGGNLSATLQLSAAETEGAPGPAVELIGQVTGLAGRIVVNGWPTGVAVAPAQHHGGPYPAATSHSTSVGGTAIERWLRPVAYQSVPDALLPAELREANPLRLPRQVTGG encoded by the coding sequence ATGACAACGACACCAGTCTGGAGTGTGGACCCCCGCACCGGGAAGCAGCGCGAACAGGTTGCGGTGGAGGCCACACCCGGCGAGGTGGACGAAGCCGTACGGGCCGCCCACGCCGCCCGCGGCTCGCTCGCCGACGCCACCGTGCGCGCCGCCTTCCTGCGCGCCGCCGCCGCGCTGCTGGACGAGGCCGCCGCCCACGTGATCGAGGCCGCCGACGCCGAGACCGCGCTCGGCCCGGGCCGGCTCACCGGCGAACTGGCCCGCACCACCGGTCAGCTGCGCGCCTTCGCCGACGCCGTGGACGCCGGGGCCTACCTCGACATCCGGATCGACCGCGCCGACCCCTCCCTCAGCCCGCCGCGCCCCGAACTGCGCCGCTACAAGGTCCCGCTGGGCGTGGTCGCGGTCTACGCCGCCTCCAACTTCCCGCTCGCCTTCTCCGTCCCCGGCGGGGACACCGCGAGCGCGCTCGCCGCCGGCTGTCCGGTGGTCGTCAAGGCGCACCCCGACCACCCCGCCACTTCCGAGCTGTGCGCCTCGCTGCTGCGCCGGGCCGCGGCCCTGACCGGGCTCCCGGCCGACGTGGTGAGCGTGGTCCACGGGTTCGACGCCGGCCTGGAGCTGATCCGCCACCCGCTGGTGGCGGCCGCCGGATTCACCGGTTCCATCCGGGGCGGGCGGGCCCTGTTCGACGCGGCCGCCGCCCGTCCCGTACCCATCCCCTTCCACGGCGAACTCGGCTCCCTCAACCCCGTCGTGGTCACCCCGGCCGCCGCCGCCGAGCGCGCCGAGGAGATCGGCGCCGGGCTCGCGGGCTCGATCACCCTCGGCGTCGGTCAGTTCTGCGTGAAGCCGGGCCTGGTCCTGGTCCCCGAGGGCGCGGACGGCGACCGGCTCACCGGCGAGCTCACCAAGGCGCTCGGGGAGACCGAGCCGGGCGTGCTGCTCGACCACCGGATGCGGGAGAACTTCGTCTCCGGTGTGCGCGAGCGGGCCGCGCTGCCCGGCGTCGACGCTCCCGTGACCCCGGGCTCCGGCGGTGAGCACACCGTCGGCGCAGGCTATCTGACCGTGCCCGCCGGGAGCCTCCTGGAAGGCGGCGACCACGACGTCCTCCTGGAGGAGTGCTTCGGTCCGGTCACCGTCGTCGTGCGGTACGCCGACCAGGACGAGGCGAGCGCGGTCCTCGGGCTCCTCGGCGGGAACCTGAGCGCCACCCTCCAGCTGTCGGCCGCCGAGACCGAGGGCGCGCCCGGCCCGGCCGTCGAGCTGATCGGGCAGGTCACCGGGCTGGCGGGGCGGATCGTGGTCAACGGCTGGCCGACCGGGGTCGCGGTGGCCCCGGCCCAGCACCACGGCGGCCCGTACCCGGCCGCGACCTCGCACTCCACCTCGGTGGGTGGCACGGCGATCGAGCGCTGGCTGCGTCCGGTGGCCTACCAGTCCGTGCCGGACGCACTCCTTCCGGCGGAGCTGCGCGAGGCCAACCCGCTGAGGCTGCCGCGCCAGGTCACCGGGGGCTGA
- a CDS encoding IclR family transcriptional regulator translates to MTTTESGIPAQAAPVKSAVRTVLLLEHFAARPGLHSLADIQSDLSLPKSSLYMLLRTLVNLGWVETDATGTRYGIGVRALLVGSSYIDGDEVVAAARPTLDRLSDDTTETIHLARLDGTSVVYLATRQSQHYLRPFTRVGRRLPVHSTALGKALLATHTDQEVRGLLPRRLEAVTEHTVTDREQLIEELALVREQGYAVDREENTLGLRCFGVAVPYRTPARDAVSCSVPVARLTGEHEQVIKAALFEARDRLSVVTRRM, encoded by the coding sequence ATGACGACGACCGAGTCGGGGATCCCCGCCCAGGCGGCGCCGGTCAAATCGGCGGTGCGGACCGTCCTGCTGCTGGAGCACTTCGCGGCGCGGCCGGGGCTGCACAGCCTGGCCGACATCCAGAGCGACCTCTCCCTGCCGAAGTCCAGCCTCTACATGCTGCTGCGGACACTGGTGAATCTGGGCTGGGTGGAGACCGACGCGACGGGCACCCGGTACGGCATCGGCGTACGGGCCCTGCTGGTCGGCAGTTCCTACATCGACGGCGACGAGGTGGTCGCCGCGGCCCGGCCCACCCTGGACCGGCTCTCCGACGACACCACGGAGACCATCCACCTGGCCCGGCTGGACGGGACGAGCGTGGTCTACCTCGCCACCCGGCAGTCCCAGCACTACCTGCGCCCCTTCACCCGGGTCGGGCGGCGGCTGCCGGTGCACTCGACCGCGCTGGGCAAGGCCCTGCTGGCCACGCACACGGACCAGGAGGTACGGGGGCTGCTGCCGCGGCGGCTGGAGGCGGTCACCGAGCACACGGTCACCGACCGGGAGCAGCTGATCGAGGAGCTGGCGCTGGTGCGTGAGCAGGGGTACGCGGTGGACCGGGAGGAGAACACGCTCGGGCTGCGCTGCTTCGGGGTGGCCGTGCCGTACCGGACGCCGGCGCGGGACGCGGTGAGCTGCTCGGTGCCGGTGGCCCGGCTGACGGGGGAGCACGAGCAGGTCATCAAGGCGGCGCTGTTCGAGGCGCGGGACCGGCTGTCGGTCGTGACGCGCCGCATGTGA
- a CDS encoding sensor histidine kinase, with product MPYFLLTQVVVGVVAGGVNALNSAPLTFLAYAASLPLVAVTALFGPVRPMSVAAVRAMCEVPGDRLADGPATSWAARARASAWWTLHLGTGALISGMTLAVPPMAVMLIAVPVVGRLRDVRLGYGWFSTDAGPYVAPLVGIVLLAGLTLCAVGAGKLLAAMAPVLLGPTAADRLAAAEERAADLAVRNRLARELHDAVGHALSAVTLQAAAARRMLERDPDFVREALAAIEDTTRRTVGELDAVLGLLRDGDAARPDAAPAPTLATDLDALLARTRAAGTTVTAHQDPGPAGDWTALPAIASREAYRIVQEGLTNALRHGAGPVDLRIRVQAGPDTAHRELEITMTNPPAAPAEDRETRTTGGRGLRGAAERAALLGGSVEAGPHGDRWRLRAVLPLAGEAR from the coding sequence ATGCCGTACTTCCTGCTCACGCAGGTGGTGGTCGGTGTCGTCGCGGGCGGGGTCAACGCGCTCAACTCCGCCCCGCTCACCTTCCTCGCCTACGCCGCCTCCCTGCCCCTCGTCGCCGTCACGGCGCTGTTCGGGCCGGTCCGGCCGATGTCGGTGGCCGCCGTCCGGGCCATGTGCGAGGTGCCCGGGGACCGGCTGGCCGACGGTCCGGCCACGTCCTGGGCCGCCCGGGCGCGGGCCTCCGCCTGGTGGACCCTTCACCTGGGGACCGGCGCGCTGATCAGCGGAATGACCCTCGCGGTGCCGCCCATGGCGGTCATGCTGATCGCGGTGCCGGTCGTGGGGCGGCTGCGCGACGTCCGGTTGGGTTACGGCTGGTTCTCCACGGACGCCGGCCCGTACGTCGCCCCCCTGGTCGGGATCGTGTTGCTGGCCGGGCTCACCCTGTGCGCGGTCGGGGCCGGGAAGCTGCTGGCCGCAATGGCGCCCGTACTGCTCGGGCCCACGGCGGCGGACCGGCTGGCCGCGGCCGAGGAGCGGGCCGCCGACCTGGCCGTGCGCAACCGGCTGGCCCGGGAGCTGCACGACGCGGTCGGACACGCCCTGAGCGCCGTCACCCTCCAGGCCGCCGCCGCCCGGCGGATGCTGGAGCGCGACCCCGACTTCGTACGGGAGGCGCTGGCCGCGATCGAGGACACCACGCGGCGGACGGTGGGCGAGCTCGACGCCGTACTGGGCCTGCTGCGGGACGGGGACGCGGCCCGGCCGGACGCCGCGCCCGCGCCCACCCTCGCCACCGACCTCGACGCACTGCTGGCCCGCACCCGGGCCGCCGGCACCACCGTCACCGCGCACCAGGACCCCGGACCCGCCGGGGACTGGACCGCCCTCCCGGCGATCGCCTCCCGCGAGGCGTACCGGATCGTCCAGGAGGGCCTCACCAACGCCCTGCGGCACGGAGCGGGCCCGGTGGATCTGCGGATCCGCGTACAGGCAGGCCCCGACACCGCACACCGTGAACTGGAGATCACCATGACCAATCCGCCGGCGGCCCCCGCCGAGGACCGGGAGACCCGTACCACCGGGGGCCGCGGACTGCGCGGCGCCGCGGAGCGCGCCGCACTGCTCGGCGGCAGCGTCGAGGCCGGCCCGCACGGGGACCGGTGGCGGCTGCGGGCCGTCCTCCCGCTCGCCGGGGAAGCCCGATGA
- a CDS encoding response regulator transcription factor — protein sequence MTAAPAPVPAPAPRPPLRIVLCDDERMVRTALRVILEAEADLEVVGEAATGAEAVPLVRSLAPDVVLMDVRMPEIDGIRATQQILATMAAPPRIVVVTTFENDAYVYDALRAGAAGFLLKRADPDELIGAVRLVARGDSLLFPAAVRSLAAAHTAGAPPADAPWVARLTEREADVLRLMATGLSNHEMSERLGVGPQTVKTHVAAVLTKTGSRDRTQAVIAAYEGGFIMKKS from the coding sequence ATGACCGCCGCGCCCGCGCCCGTGCCCGCTCCCGCGCCGCGGCCGCCGCTGCGCATCGTGCTCTGCGACGACGAGCGGATGGTCCGTACCGCCCTGCGGGTCATCCTGGAGGCCGAAGCCGACCTGGAGGTCGTCGGTGAGGCGGCCACCGGGGCCGAGGCGGTTCCGCTGGTCCGCTCACTCGCCCCCGACGTGGTGCTCATGGACGTCCGGATGCCCGAGATCGACGGCATCCGGGCCACCCAGCAGATCCTCGCCACCATGGCCGCGCCGCCCCGGATCGTGGTCGTCACCACCTTCGAGAACGACGCCTACGTCTACGACGCGCTGCGCGCGGGAGCCGCCGGTTTCCTCCTCAAGCGGGCCGACCCCGACGAACTGATCGGCGCGGTCCGCCTCGTCGCCCGCGGCGACTCGCTGCTCTTCCCGGCCGCCGTCCGCTCCCTCGCCGCCGCCCACACGGCCGGCGCCCCGCCCGCCGACGCGCCCTGGGTGGCCCGGCTGACCGAGCGCGAGGCCGACGTCCTGCGTCTGATGGCCACCGGGCTGTCCAACCACGAGATGAGCGAGCGCCTCGGCGTCGGGCCGCAGACCGTCAAGACCCACGTCGCCGCGGTCCTCACCAAGACCGGCTCCCGCGACCGCACCCAGGCGGTCATCGCGGCCTACGAGGGAGGCTTCATCATGAAGAAAAGCTGA
- a CDS encoding peptidoglycan D,D-transpeptidase FtsI family protein yields MNKTIRRASVFCLLLVLALLVRVTWVQAYQGQALADDKHNRRNLIGQYENPLGNIIVGGEAITGSEKTGGKDFGYKRTYVDGPLYAPVTGYSSQAYGTTLLEGIYKNVLNGSDSRLKTMMDMLTNKRASPGNVLTTIDKGVQKAAYDALQGKQGAAVALDPKTGEILAVVNNPSFDPGSIAGANDKEAWAALSADKGKAMENVALRKPQAPGSTFKLVTLAAAIENGLVTDLDRQTGIADPYTIPGTRTPLPSEAGSAACNNVSVRTALKLSCNNVFAELASKLGQDKMRATAEKLGFNTQIDTPVRTNPPSKYPSKKMSVDQVAQTGIGQFDVQATPLQMAMVTAAIENGGKLVAPHLVSEVTDAGGDVLESFKDPKSQQVMGERTASMIRDAMRTVATEGGGKPAQVSGAEVGGKTGTAQRGVNNSLAPLAWFTSYGKANGKQIAVAVVIENSDTDRSEIGGGKLAAPIAQKMMEAWLKK; encoded by the coding sequence ATGAACAAGACGATCAGGCGTGCGTCGGTCTTCTGTCTGCTTCTGGTGCTGGCCCTGCTGGTCCGCGTCACCTGGGTGCAGGCATACCAAGGCCAGGCCCTCGCAGACGACAAGCACAACCGCCGGAACCTCATCGGGCAGTACGAGAACCCGCTGGGCAACATCATCGTGGGCGGGGAGGCGATCACCGGCTCGGAGAAGACGGGCGGCAAGGACTTCGGCTACAAGCGGACGTACGTCGACGGGCCCCTCTACGCACCCGTCACGGGCTACAGCTCCCAGGCCTACGGCACCACCCTGCTGGAGGGCATCTACAAGAACGTCCTCAACGGCTCCGACAGCCGGCTGAAGACGATGATGGACATGCTCACCAACAAGCGGGCCTCCCCCGGCAACGTCCTGACCACCATCGACAAGGGCGTCCAGAAGGCCGCCTACGACGCGCTCCAGGGCAAGCAGGGCGCGGCTGTGGCCCTGGACCCGAAGACCGGCGAGATCCTCGCCGTGGTGAACAACCCCTCCTTCGACCCGGGCAGCATCGCCGGCGCCAACGACAAGGAGGCCTGGGCGGCGCTCTCCGCCGACAAGGGCAAGGCCATGGAGAACGTGGCGCTGCGCAAGCCCCAGGCGCCCGGCTCCACCTTCAAGCTGGTCACCCTCGCCGCGGCGATCGAGAACGGCCTCGTCACCGACCTCGACCGGCAGACCGGGATCGCCGACCCGTACACGATCCCCGGCACCCGCACCCCACTGCCCAGCGAGGCGGGCTCCGCGGCCTGCAACAACGTCTCGGTGCGCACCGCCCTGAAGCTGTCCTGCAACAACGTCTTCGCCGAGCTCGCCTCCAAGCTGGGCCAGGACAAGATGCGGGCGACGGCCGAGAAGCTCGGTTTCAACACGCAGATCGACACCCCGGTCCGCACCAACCCGCCCAGCAAGTACCCGTCGAAGAAGATGTCGGTCGACCAGGTCGCGCAGACCGGAATCGGCCAGTTCGACGTGCAGGCCACCCCGCTCCAGATGGCGATGGTGACGGCCGCGATCGAGAACGGCGGCAAGCTCGTCGCCCCGCACCTGGTCTCCGAGGTCACCGACGCGGGCGGCGACGTGCTGGAGAGCTTCAAGGACCCGAAGTCCCAGCAGGTCATGGGAGAGAGGACCGCTTCGATGATCCGCGACGCCATGCGCACGGTCGCCACCGAGGGCGGCGGCAAGCCGGCCCAGGTCTCGGGCGCCGAGGTGGGCGGCAAGACCGGTACCGCCCAGCGCGGTGTCAACAACAGCCTCGCACCGCTGGCCTGGTTCACCTCGTACGGCAAGGCGAACGGCAAGCAGATCGCGGTGGCCGTGGTGATCGAGAACTCCGACACCGACCGCTCCGAGATCGGCGGCGGGAAGCTGGCCGCCCCCATCGCCCAGAAGATGATGGAGGCGTGGCTGAAGAAGTAG
- a CDS encoding GNAT family N-acetyltransferase, translating to MIRAARPADLPAIAALHARARATYYQDHIPEQAYPGDAELQRTREGWSHAIARGAGEGEVLCAEQDGQVTGVAAFRTRDGETTLTQLHVDPVHWRRGTGAALHAACLDAWRRAGIRRVRLEVYEHNLRAQAFYATLGWRADPAAPRSGTHRTLWLQVGQVPAPAPAPSGE from the coding sequence ATGATCAGAGCCGCGCGCCCCGCCGACCTCCCCGCGATCGCCGCCCTGCACGCCCGGGCCCGCGCCACCTACTACCAGGACCACATCCCCGAGCAGGCCTACCCGGGCGACGCCGAGCTCCAGCGGACCCGCGAGGGCTGGTCGCACGCCATCGCCCGGGGCGCGGGCGAGGGCGAGGTGCTCTGCGCCGAGCAGGACGGCCAGGTCACCGGGGTCGCCGCGTTCCGCACGCGGGACGGCGAGACGACCCTCACCCAGCTCCACGTCGACCCCGTCCACTGGCGCCGCGGCACCGGGGCCGCCCTGCACGCCGCCTGCCTGGACGCCTGGCGGCGGGCCGGAATCCGCCGGGTCCGCCTGGAGGTCTACGAGCACAACCTCCGCGCCCAGGCCTTCTACGCCACCCTGGGCTGGCGCGCGGACCCGGCGGCCCCCCGCTCGGGCACCCACCGCACCCTCTGGCTGCAGGTGGGCCAGGTGCCGGCCCCGGCCCCGGCCCCGTCCGGGGAATGA
- a CDS encoding DsbA family oxidoreductase: MRVEIWSDIACPWCYIGKARFTKGLAEFAHRDEVEVVFRSFELDPGGAKGVTAPVVEMLAKKYGRTLDEARGMEEHVAASARAEGLTYRTEGRDHGNTFDIHRLLHLAAARGRQEELLDLAYRANFAEERSVFDPEVLIALAVEAGLDEAEARTVLADGSAYADEVRADEREAAELGANAVPFFVLDRRYGISGGQPAEVFTRALEQAWAGREVEEPAAAAEACEPDGACAVPQA; encoded by the coding sequence ATGCGCGTCGAAATCTGGAGCGACATCGCTTGTCCCTGGTGCTACATCGGAAAGGCCCGTTTCACCAAGGGTCTGGCCGAGTTCGCGCACCGCGACGAGGTGGAGGTCGTCTTCCGGTCCTTCGAGCTCGACCCGGGCGGGGCGAAGGGCGTCACCGCCCCCGTCGTGGAGATGCTCGCCAAGAAGTACGGCCGCACCCTCGACGAGGCGCGCGGCATGGAGGAGCACGTCGCCGCCAGCGCCCGCGCCGAGGGCCTCACGTACCGCACCGAGGGCCGCGACCACGGCAACACCTTCGACATCCACCGCCTGCTGCACCTGGCCGCCGCCCGCGGGCGCCAGGAGGAACTCCTCGACCTCGCCTACCGGGCCAACTTCGCCGAGGAGCGCTCCGTCTTCGACCCCGAGGTGCTGATCGCGCTCGCCGTCGAGGCGGGACTGGACGAGGCCGAGGCCCGCACCGTCCTCGCCGACGGCTCCGCCTATGCCGACGAGGTCCGGGCCGACGAGCGCGAGGCCGCCGAGCTGGGCGCGAACGCCGTGCCGTTCTTCGTCCTCGACCGCCGCTACGGGATCTCCGGCGGACAGCCGGCCGAGGTGTTCACCCGGGCCCTGGAGCAGGCGTGGGCCGGGCGCGAGGTCGAGGAGCCGGCCGCGGCCGCCGAGGCCTGCGAGCCCGACGGCGCGTGCGCGGTCCCCCAGGCCTAA
- a CDS encoding aminotransferase class V-fold PLP-dependent enzyme, with protein MDLPLAEATRAEFAHSTTYLNTAKCGVVPRSAVAAVRELAEAAGAGLPTGFGDFDRVNGARAAFARLVGVDTDRVSIGSAVSTHVGLVAASLPSGAEVLCPEGEFSSVINPFVARGDLKVRFAPLESVAEAVGPGTALVSLSVVQSADGRKADLAAVRAAATAHGARMLVDATQAVGWLPFDASPYEYTVAAGFKWLLGVRGASYLTVSAEAQDTLTPLHAGWVPAVAEGDATYGPMAELAHGAWRFDESPAFLAYHASEPALALLERIGIEAVHAHDTALAARYRAGIARLGHEPVPGDSAIVSVPGLAGRQPALEAAGIVTSARAGLLRASFHLYNTEADVDRLLDALSAS; from the coding sequence ATGGATCTTCCGCTCGCCGAAGCGACCCGTGCCGAGTTCGCCCACTCCACCACCTACCTCAACACCGCCAAGTGCGGGGTCGTCCCGCGTTCCGCCGTCGCGGCCGTACGGGAGCTGGCCGAGGCGGCGGGGGCCGGGCTCCCCACCGGCTTCGGCGACTTCGACCGCGTGAACGGGGCCCGGGCGGCCTTCGCCCGCCTGGTCGGGGTGGACACCGACCGGGTGTCCATCGGCTCGGCCGTCTCCACCCACGTCGGCCTCGTCGCCGCCTCGCTCCCGTCCGGCGCGGAAGTGCTCTGCCCCGAGGGCGAGTTCTCCTCCGTGATCAACCCCTTCGTGGCGCGCGGCGACCTCAAGGTGCGCTTCGCCCCGCTCGAGTCCGTCGCCGAGGCCGTGGGCCCCGGCACCGCCCTGGTCTCGCTGAGCGTCGTGCAGTCCGCGGACGGCCGCAAGGCCGACCTGGCGGCGGTGCGCGCCGCGGCGACCGCGCACGGGGCCCGGATGCTCGTGGACGCGACCCAGGCCGTCGGCTGGCTCCCGTTCGACGCCTCGCCGTACGAGTACACGGTCGCCGCCGGGTTCAAATGGCTGCTCGGCGTGCGCGGAGCCTCGTACCTGACGGTGTCGGCGGAGGCCCAGGACACGCTGACCCCGCTGCACGCCGGATGGGTTCCGGCAGTGGCCGAAGGGGACGCCACCTACGGGCCGATGGCGGAACTCGCCCACGGGGCGTGGCGGTTCGACGAGTCCCCGGCCTTCCTCGCCTACCACGCGTCCGAGCCCGCGCTGGCCCTGCTGGAGCGGATCGGCATCGAGGCCGTCCACGCCCACGACACCGCCCTGGCCGCCCGCTACCGGGCCGGGATCGCGCGCCTGGGCCACGAGCCCGTCCCCGGCGACTCCGCGATCGTCTCCGTGCCGGGCCTCGCCGGCCGGCAGCCCGCCCTGGAGGCGGCCGGCATCGTCACATCGGCCCGCGCGGGCCTCCTGCGGGCCTCGTTCCACCTCTACAACACGGAGGCGGACGTGGACCGGCTCCTGGACGCCCTCTCCGCCTCCTGA
- a CDS encoding amidohydrolase family protein: MSDVSDVSGARDVLHVKGRVLVGPDEVRDELWVVGGRISYERPRGAREITTVTGWTLPGLVDAHCHVGLDAHGPVDAETAERQALTDRDAGTLLIRDAGSPSDTRWIDDREDLPKIIRAGRHIARTRRYIRNYAHEIEPADLVEYVGREALRGDGWVKLVGDWIDREAGDLAACWPRAEVEAAIAEAHRLGARVTAHCFAEDSLRDLVEAGIDCIEHATGLTEDTIPLFAERGVAIVPTLVNIANFPKMAAGGEAKFPYWSAHMRRLHERRYDTVRAAYDAGIEVFVGTDAGGSLPHGLVAAEVEELVKAGIPPLDALSATAWAAREWLGRPGLTEGAPADLVVYGADPRADVRVLARPLRVVVNGRVRA, encoded by the coding sequence ATGAGCGATGTGAGCGATGTGAGCGGTGCGCGCGACGTACTGCACGTCAAGGGCCGGGTGCTGGTCGGGCCCGACGAGGTGCGCGACGAGCTGTGGGTGGTCGGCGGGCGGATCTCCTACGAGCGCCCGCGCGGCGCCCGCGAGATCACCACGGTGACCGGCTGGACCCTGCCCGGACTGGTGGATGCGCACTGCCACGTGGGCCTGGACGCCCACGGCCCGGTCGACGCCGAGACCGCCGAGCGCCAGGCCCTCACCGACCGCGACGCCGGCACCCTCCTCATCCGGGACGCCGGTTCGCCCTCCGACACCCGCTGGATCGACGACCGCGAGGACCTGCCGAAGATCATCCGGGCCGGGCGGCACATCGCGCGCACCCGCCGCTACATCCGCAACTACGCCCACGAGATCGAACCCGCCGACCTCGTCGAGTACGTAGGCCGCGAGGCGCTGCGCGGCGACGGCTGGGTCAAACTCGTGGGCGACTGGATCGACCGCGAGGCCGGGGACCTCGCGGCCTGCTGGCCGCGCGCCGAGGTCGAGGCGGCCATCGCCGAGGCGCACCGGCTGGGCGCCCGCGTCACGGCGCACTGCTTCGCCGAGGACTCGCTGCGCGACCTGGTCGAGGCGGGCATCGACTGCATCGAACACGCCACCGGCCTCACCGAGGACACCATCCCGCTGTTCGCGGAGCGCGGGGTCGCGATCGTCCCGACGCTCGTGAACATCGCCAACTTCCCGAAGATGGCGGCGGGCGGCGAGGCGAAGTTCCCGTACTGGTCGGCGCACATGCGGCGGCTCCACGAGCGGCGCTACGACACCGTGCGCGCCGCCTACGACGCGGGCATCGAGGTCTTCGTCGGCACCGACGCGGGCGGCTCCCTGCCGCACGGCCTGGTCGCGGCGGAGGTCGAGGAGCTGGTCAAGGCCGGTATCCCGCCGCTCGACGCCCTCTCCGCGACGGCCTGGGCGGCCCGCGAGTGGCTCGGCAGGCCGGGGCTGACCGAGGGGGCGCCCGCCGACCTCGTGGTGTACGGCGCCGACCCGCGGGCCGACGTGCGCGTGCTGGCGCGGCCGCTGCGGGTCGTCGTGAACGGCAGGGTCCGAGCCTGA